In Schistocerca nitens isolate TAMUIC-IGC-003100 chromosome 10, iqSchNite1.1, whole genome shotgun sequence, a single window of DNA contains:
- the LOC126210536 gene encoding speckle-type POZ protein-like, whose translation MDGQILHKSFVNGTGIINVGGSIHQTSSSIEEIAAHTPTVIEYSSDTSLEDYSCVNTWTVKGLKRLCVGTRIESAVLTHQNSSKWCMVLTKTSNELHLCFLLKKSETNKVLRAKLKADEILPNGAIREAFPCKWYNLKEGEKSETRVIRKTDTAGQNYSENEIVLKCEVCIQYIIQDELPVANAAEPNASIVRDLDEMLHKAVHTDFELHAEGNVLKVHRALLSVRSPYFAAMLQPHTKEAKDGCVQVTDVKLEVLKQVLLFMYTGVAPALSSVSWDLLTAADTYQLQQLKRQCETHIASCLNVDNAAATALYASVFSCDLLWDRAILFIKRNLCRVMRTVGWAETVAAHPEVIQRISEMME comes from the coding sequence CAAGCAGTATTGAGGAAATTGCAGCACATACACCAACTGTCATCGAGTACTCGAGTGATACAAGCTTAGAGGACTACTCGTGTGTCAACACTTGGACTGTGAAGGGATTGAAGAGACTGTGCGTAGGAACAAGAATTGAGTCGGCTGTCTTAACCCATCAGAATTCCAGCAAATGGTGCATGGTCCTTACGAAGACATCCAACGAACTTCATTTATGTTTTTTGCTAAAAAAGAGTGAAACTAATAAGGTACTGAGAGCAAAGCTGAAAGCCGACGAGATTCTCCCAAATGGTGCAATACGTGAAGCATTTCCATGCAAATGGTATAACTTGAAGGAAGGAGAGAAATCAGAAACACGGGTCATTAGGAAAACAGACACTGCTGGACAGAACTACAGTGAAAATGAGATAGTACTAAAGTGTGAAGTATGCATACAGTACATTATTCAGGACGAGCTGCCAGTGGCAAATGCAGCAGAACCAAACGCTAGTATAGTGAGGGACCTGGATGAGATGTTGCACAAAGCAGTCCACACAGACTTTGAGCTGCACGCAGAAGGTAATGTTCTGAAAGTACACAGGGCCCTACTGTCAGTACGGAGCCCATACTTTGCTGCCATGCTGCAGCCTCACACGAAGGAAGCAAAGGATGGTTGTGTGCAGGTGACGGATGTGAAGCTGGAGGTACTGAAGCAGGTTCTGTTGTTTATGTACACGGGTGTAGCTCCGGCTCTCAGCAGCGTGTCATGGGATCTGTTGACAGCTGCGGATACGTACCAGCTGCAGCAGCTGAAGCGCCAGTGCGAGACCCATATCGCCAGCTGTTTGAATGTGGACAACGCTGCCGCAACTGCACTCTACGCCTCTGTTTTCTCCTGCGACCTGCTGTGGGATCGTGCTATCCTCTTCATCAAGCGCAACCTCTGCCGCGTGATGCGCACCGTTGGGTGGGCTGAGACTGTAGCTGCACATCCGGAAGTCATACAGCGTATCAGCGAGATGATGGAATGA